A genomic segment from Kyrpidia tusciae DSM 2912 encodes:
- a CDS encoding RsfA family transcriptional regulator, which produces MKMMRQDAWTAEDDTRLAEIVLRHIREGSTQLAAFEEAAELLNRTAAACGYRWNACIRKHCQPAIDVAKRQRKARGVPWRRAADWERAREGGEAQPSLSWGGVIRFLRQYKQEYQGLYVRVKQLERDLERAREELSVLREEREELAETCERWKQRYQSLSDDYRTMLGIMDRAERNVRATEVCLRAVGETESSD; this is translated from the coding sequence ATGAAAATGATGCGACAGGATGCCTGGACGGCGGAAGACGATACCCGCCTGGCGGAAATCGTGCTGCGGCACATCCGGGAAGGGAGCACTCAACTCGCCGCCTTTGAAGAAGCGGCGGAATTGTTAAATCGGACGGCGGCGGCTTGTGGATACCGCTGGAATGCTTGTATACGAAAACATTGTCAGCCGGCGATTGACGTGGCGAAAAGGCAGCGCAAAGCCCGGGGGGTTCCTTGGCGCCGGGCGGCGGATTGGGAACGGGCCCGGGAAGGGGGCGAAGCCCAGCCTTCTTTATCGTGGGGGGGCGTCATTCGTTTCCTGCGCCAGTATAAGCAAGAGTATCAGGGGCTGTACGTCCGGGTGAAACAGTTGGAACGGGACCTTGAGCGCGCCCGGGAGGAATTGTCCGTCCTGCGGGAAGAGCGGGAAGAGTTGGCCGAAACCTGCGAGCGCTGGAAACAGCGGTACCAAAGTTTGTCCGACGATTACAGGACGATGCTTGGCATCATGGACCGGGCGGAGCGAAATGTCCGGGCGACAGAAGTGTGTCTGCGGGCGGTGGGGGAGACGGAATCGTCCGACTGA
- the thiI gene encoding tRNA uracil 4-sulfurtransferase ThiI: MYRLLLVREGEAALKGKNRSSFERRLLDNITMALRPFAEARVYRSDGRVLVDVGGHPWEEIAQAVSRVFGVVSLSPVRVAGHDLEDIENAAVELMEQVVQKAGGSGNSTNQPLTFKVEARRAFKGYPLTSPEISRRLGGALLARVPGLRVDVHEPQVELAVEVRPEEVYLFAERIPGPGGLPVGVSGRAMLLLSGGIDSPVAGWMTMKRGVQVEAVHFDSYPFTSERSRRKVEQLADLLGAFEGGMTLHVVHFTDVQKAIRIHCPEPFYVTIMRRMMVRIAERIAARRRALALVTGESLGQVASQTLESMVAINEVATLPILKPLVAWDKVEIIRLARSIGTYETSIQPYEDCCTIFTPRNPSTRPRLDQVHRAEEKLDVEALTRDAADRVESAIFGRNWSPASSMDGAY, translated from the coding sequence ATGTATCGATTGTTGCTGGTGCGGGAAGGCGAGGCGGCGCTTAAGGGAAAGAACCGGTCCTCTTTTGAGCGCCGTTTGTTGGACAATATAACAATGGCTTTGCGGCCCTTCGCGGAGGCGCGAGTGTACCGGTCGGACGGGAGGGTGTTGGTGGACGTGGGAGGACATCCCTGGGAAGAGATCGCCCAGGCCGTATCCCGGGTTTTCGGAGTGGTCTCCCTCAGTCCGGTGCGGGTGGCGGGGCACGACCTAGAGGACATCGAAAATGCCGCCGTGGAACTGATGGAGCAGGTGGTGCAAAAAGCTGGGGGCAGTGGGAACAGTACGAATCAACCGTTGACGTTCAAAGTGGAGGCCCGGCGGGCGTTCAAAGGCTATCCCCTGACCTCGCCGGAGATTAGCCGCCGGCTGGGGGGGGCGCTGCTTGCCCGGGTTCCCGGGTTGCGGGTGGATGTCCACGAGCCCCAGGTGGAACTGGCTGTGGAGGTTCGACCGGAGGAAGTGTACCTGTTCGCCGAGAGGATTCCCGGGCCGGGGGGACTCCCGGTGGGGGTGAGCGGACGGGCGATGCTACTGTTGTCCGGGGGGATCGACAGCCCGGTGGCGGGCTGGATGACGATGAAACGGGGCGTTCAGGTGGAGGCGGTCCATTTTGATAGTTATCCTTTCACCAGTGAACGGTCCAGGAGAAAGGTGGAGCAGCTGGCTGACCTCCTGGGGGCTTTTGAGGGCGGGATGACCTTGCATGTGGTTCATTTTACCGACGTCCAAAAGGCCATCCGGATACACTGCCCCGAACCCTTCTACGTGACGATCATGCGGCGGATGATGGTGCGGATCGCCGAGCGCATTGCCGCCCGCCGACGGGCTTTGGCCTTGGTGACCGGGGAAAGCCTCGGCCAGGTGGCGAGCCAGACCCTGGAGAGCATGGTGGCGATCAACGAAGTCGCGACCCTTCCGATTCTGAAGCCCCTGGTGGCCTGGGATAAAGTGGAGATCATCCGCCTCGCCCGCAGCATCGGGACATACGAGACCTCGATTCAACCTTACGAGGATTGCTGCACGATTTTCACGCCGCGAAACCCGAGCACCCGGCCCCGGTTGGACCAGGTTCACCGGGCGGAGGAGAAGCTTGACGTCGAAGCGTTGACGCGTGATGCGGCAGATCGCGTAGAGTCAGCAATATTTGGGAGGAACTGGTCGCCGGCGAGCTCCATGGACGGGGCATACTAG
- a CDS encoding cysteine desulfurase family protein, whose amino-acid sequence MKQVKRLIYLDNSATTRPLPEVVEAVTAALREQYGNPSSAHGLGLAAEDVIEDARADVARLLGVKAKEIVFTSGGTEAINAALVGTALAHRGRGKHIVTTAVEHAAVLETCGFLEQVGFEVTRVHPEPNGVVDARAVLGALREDTMLVSVMHVNNETGAIQPVQTLGQQLKRLPKVIFHIDAVQSFGKLPVPLTGVDLISLSAHKIHGPKGAGALYIREGLKWEPLLHGGGQEAGRRSGTPGVPAIAGMGAACRWWLAHGREAVRQLSELHAAFIEVLRQKVPEHRLNSPPDGAPHIVNLSFPGFKGEVLVHALEERGVYVSTASACSSRSAKGSHVLRAMGVAPEVNEGALRFSFSPFNTVAEVEEAGAALAEVVKELRPMMRR is encoded by the coding sequence ATGAAACAGGTGAAGCGCTTGATCTATCTAGACAACAGTGCGACCACGCGGCCGCTTCCGGAAGTGGTGGAGGCGGTAACGGCTGCACTGCGGGAGCAATACGGCAATCCTTCTTCGGCGCATGGCCTGGGGTTGGCGGCGGAGGACGTGATAGAGGACGCCCGGGCGGATGTGGCCCGGTTGCTCGGCGTCAAAGCGAAGGAGATCGTATTCACCTCCGGGGGCACCGAGGCGATTAACGCCGCCCTGGTGGGGACGGCCCTGGCACACCGGGGACGGGGAAAGCACATCGTGACCACGGCGGTGGAGCACGCCGCCGTTCTGGAAACCTGCGGTTTCCTGGAACAGGTCGGTTTCGAGGTCACCCGGGTCCATCCGGAACCAAACGGGGTGGTGGATGCCCGGGCGGTGCTTGGGGCGTTGCGGGAAGACACGATGCTGGTCTCGGTGATGCACGTCAACAACGAGACGGGAGCGATTCAGCCGGTACAGACCCTGGGCCAACAGCTCAAGCGCTTGCCCAAGGTCATTTTTCATATTGACGCGGTCCAGTCCTTTGGCAAATTACCCGTACCCTTGACCGGAGTCGACTTGATCTCTCTCAGCGCCCATAAAATCCACGGTCCCAAAGGAGCAGGAGCGCTGTATATCCGGGAAGGCCTGAAATGGGAGCCGCTGCTTCACGGCGGGGGCCAAGAGGCGGGGCGGCGCTCGGGAACCCCGGGGGTGCCGGCTATCGCCGGAATGGGGGCGGCCTGCCGGTGGTGGCTGGCCCACGGGCGGGAAGCCGTCCGGCAGTTGTCGGAGCTTCACGCGGCCTTTATCGAGGTGTTGCGGCAAAAGGTGCCCGAACACAGGCTGAATTCACCCCCAGACGGGGCGCCTCATATCGTGAACCTGTCTTTCCCCGGCTTTAAAGGAGAAGTTTTGGTGCACGCTTTAGAGGAACGGGGGGTTTACGTGTCCACCGCTTCAGCCTGTTCCTCCAGATCGGCGAAGGGCAGTCACGTTCTCCGGGCGATGGGAGTGGCGCCGGAGGTGAACGAAGGGGCGCTGAGATTCAGTTTTAGCCCTTTCAACACTGTGGCCGAAGTGGAGGAGGCCGGGGCGGCCTTGGCCGAGGTGGTGAAAGAACTGCGGCCGATGATGCGGAGGTAG
- a CDS encoding RNA-guided endonuclease InsQ/TnpB family protein — protein sequence MEYAQVKSLKDLGYKRRIRDERVAAGFVSPFGLQARQWKLALEDALWTLERQWEAAIAEVRDHLYRNGGLTPKERDYAFWLLDKFGDSPRDWRKIEAIFRDEDLAGKKTELEPAGRKKIRHGLKRLFRRVLGKRPRVRKARSFVVDQQMYRVFMVGNRQYVAVMGLSPGKRIVIPLSGIHKLRGNLRVVLLPDEQAVEIHMSREPKTYPAGEEEAGIDLGVTEVLTDDSGKKYRPEYGQALQEMSDHVLDKGRKRQKLWALYRKNRERDPGKARRIRRHNLGLVKQHKRHRRYRAWCENEINRAFRAFFRERRPRVIAYEDLSHLRGKARNKGLSRKVSQWQRQAIRERLEYLCHVYSITDPGPVNAAYTSQTCPCPGCGWVDGKNRNGDSFRCQKCGYEGDADHVAATNVKGRLRDQEITKYTPHKEVKRILLKRYWENHA from the coding sequence GTGGAGTACGCGCAGGTGAAGTCCCTCAAGGATCTGGGGTATAAACGGAGAATTCGAGATGAACGGGTGGCCGCCGGGTTTGTGAGTCCGTTCGGGCTTCAGGCCCGGCAGTGGAAACTGGCTTTGGAAGACGCCTTATGGACCTTGGAGCGACAGTGGGAAGCGGCGATTGCCGAGGTGCGGGACCATCTTTACCGCAACGGAGGGTTAACCCCGAAGGAACGGGATTACGCCTTCTGGTTGCTGGACAAGTTCGGGGACAGCCCCCGGGATTGGAGAAAGATTGAGGCGATTTTTCGGGATGAGGATCTGGCCGGGAAAAAGACCGAATTGGAGCCGGCCGGGCGGAAGAAGATCCGCCACGGGCTGAAGCGGCTGTTTCGCCGGGTCCTGGGAAAGAGGCCGCGGGTCAGGAAAGCCCGGAGTTTTGTTGTGGATCAACAGATGTACCGAGTGTTCATGGTGGGCAACCGGCAGTATGTGGCGGTGATGGGGTTGTCCCCGGGAAAAAGGATCGTGATCCCCCTTTCCGGGATTCACAAGCTGAGGGGCAATCTGCGGGTGGTTTTGCTGCCGGACGAACAGGCGGTGGAGATTCATATGAGCCGGGAGCCGAAGACCTACCCGGCCGGGGAGGAAGAGGCGGGAATCGACCTGGGAGTCACCGAAGTTCTGACGGACGACTCGGGGAAGAAGTATCGGCCGGAGTACGGCCAGGCCCTGCAAGAGATGTCGGACCACGTGCTGGACAAAGGACGGAAACGCCAGAAGCTGTGGGCGTTGTATCGCAAAAACCGGGAGCGGGACCCGGGAAAGGCCCGGCGAATTCGTCGGCACAACCTGGGGCTGGTGAAACAGCACAAGCGACACAGGCGGTACCGGGCGTGGTGCGAGAACGAGATCAACCGGGCGTTTCGGGCGTTTTTTCGGGAACGCCGGCCAAGGGTGATCGCTTACGAAGATTTGTCCCACCTGCGGGGGAAGGCGAGGAACAAGGGGCTGTCCCGCAAGGTGAGCCAGTGGCAACGGCAGGCGATCCGGGAGCGACTGGAATACTTGTGCCATGTGTATTCCATAACCGATCCGGGACCGGTGAACGCCGCTTATACGAGCCAGACCTGTCCCTGTCCCGGATGCGGGTGGGTGGACGGCAAGAACCGCAACGGCGATTCATTCCGGTGCCAAAAGTGCGGATATGAAGGAGATGCGGACCATGTGGCGGCGACCAATGTGAAGGGGCGTCTTCGCGACCAGGAGATCACAAAGTACACCCCACACAAAGAAGTCAAAAGAATTTTGCTGAAGCGCTACTGGGAGAACCACGCATGA
- a CDS encoding glyceraldehyde-3-phosphate dehydrogenase — MAIRVGINGFGRIGRMVLRAALRFSDVDIVAVNATADAATLAHLVKYDSVHGLFRGDVEAGDGCLWVNGREIRLLSDRDPLQLPWGDLGVDIVIEATGKFRDRDGASKHLQQGAKKVVITAPGKNEDVTIVMGVNEDVYDPSRHHILSAASCTTNCLAPVAKVIQDRFGIVQGMMTTVHAYTNDQRNLDNPHKDLRRARACGQSIIPTTTGAAKTVGKVLPELAGKLDGISLRVPTPDVSIVDLVATLEAPSTVEEVNRALREASLGQMRGILDYTEEPLVSIDFVGRNASAIVDGLSTMQVGDRMIKVMAWYDNEWGYSCRVVDLVRYIGRHGLEHQLPGEAVVGAFGG, encoded by the coding sequence ATGGCAATTCGAGTCGGCATCAATGGATTTGGACGAATCGGCCGGATGGTTTTGCGGGCGGCACTGCGATTTAGCGACGTGGACATCGTGGCCGTCAACGCCACAGCGGACGCGGCAACATTGGCACACTTGGTGAAGTACGACTCGGTCCACGGTTTATTCCGCGGAGACGTGGAGGCCGGGGACGGTTGCCTGTGGGTGAACGGCCGGGAGATCCGGCTGCTGAGCGATCGGGATCCACTGCAGCTACCCTGGGGGGATCTCGGCGTCGACATCGTCATCGAGGCGACGGGGAAATTTCGGGATCGGGATGGAGCCAGTAAACATTTGCAGCAGGGCGCGAAGAAAGTGGTCATTACCGCCCCTGGGAAAAACGAAGATGTCACCATCGTCATGGGTGTCAACGAAGATGTGTATGATCCTTCCCGGCATCACATCCTTTCGGCGGCCTCCTGTACGACGAACTGCCTGGCTCCGGTGGCCAAGGTAATTCAGGATCGGTTTGGCATTGTTCAGGGCATGATGACGACGGTTCACGCGTATACCAATGACCAGCGGAATTTGGACAATCCCCACAAAGATCTGCGCCGGGCCCGGGCGTGTGGGCAGTCCATCATTCCCACCACCACCGGAGCGGCGAAAACGGTGGGCAAAGTACTGCCGGAGTTAGCGGGTAAGCTGGACGGGATCTCCCTCCGGGTGCCTACTCCGGACGTATCCATCGTGGATTTGGTGGCGACCTTGGAAGCGCCCTCCACGGTGGAAGAGGTCAACCGGGCGTTGCGGGAGGCTTCCCTCGGTCAGATGCGGGGGATCCTGGATTACACGGAGGAGCCTCTGGTTTCTATCGATTTTGTCGGACGCAACGCATCGGCCATCGTGGACGGGCTCTCCACAATGCAGGTGGGAGACCGGATGATCAAGGTCATGGCCTGGTACGATAACGAATGGGGGTACTCCTGCCGGGTGGTGGATCTGGTTCGCTATATTGGGCGGCACGGGTTGGAGCATCAATTGCCCGGGGAGGCCGTGGTGGGCGCATTCGGCGGCTGA
- a CDS encoding class I SAM-dependent methyltransferase — protein sequence MSQVSDPKPRQAGASSGQVPLKERLAERIRQKGPVTAFTFMEWALYDPAGGYYMREHDVFGRAGDFYTAPDVHPVYGKTIAAWAAQRARRYGWSDVRIVEFGAGTGRLAEQIFAAWPEVGIGSLRYSIVEISPAWREHQARRLKNCGSAVDWPEKMPRLDRGIVIAHELLDAMPAHLLRRGPEGLEEAWVDLGPDGRWLRKYGPASPEGRRAFEEWRPRVAPECGFEVAPGATAWIRRVLKQLREGLVLIVDYGDDEDRLYGPHRPHGTLRAFFQHRCLDRWWEEPGERDITADVNFTILRRVAQAAGGEVVFEGSLGEFLWDAGIARELSDCPADQPFDPRARRNRAIKQLLIPGGLGEAFRVLEIRKGVDAEC from the coding sequence GTGAGCCAGGTGTCGGATCCAAAGCCCCGGCAAGCCGGTGCTTCTTCGGGGCAGGTCCCCTTAAAAGAGCGACTGGCCGAGCGGATTCGCCAGAAAGGGCCTGTGACCGCTTTCACTTTCATGGAGTGGGCGCTGTACGACCCGGCGGGCGGTTATTACATGAGAGAACATGATGTGTTCGGGCGGGCTGGGGACTTTTACACCGCTCCGGATGTTCACCCGGTGTACGGAAAGACCATCGCGGCTTGGGCGGCGCAGCGCGCCCGCCGGTACGGGTGGTCGGACGTTCGAATCGTGGAGTTCGGCGCCGGGACCGGACGGCTGGCGGAGCAGATTTTCGCCGCGTGGCCGGAGGTGGGGATTGGGAGTCTCCGGTATTCCATCGTGGAGATTTCCCCGGCTTGGAGAGAGCACCAGGCCCGCCGATTGAAGAACTGCGGGTCGGCGGTGGATTGGCCCGAGAAGATGCCGAGGTTGGACCGGGGTATAGTGATCGCCCACGAGCTTTTGGATGCGATGCCGGCTCACTTGTTGCGGCGGGGGCCGGAGGGGCTGGAGGAGGCCTGGGTGGATCTGGGACCGGACGGTCGATGGCTTCGAAAGTACGGCCCGGCTTCGCCTGAGGGGCGCCGGGCCTTTGAAGAATGGCGCCCGCGGGTAGCTCCCGAGTGCGGGTTTGAGGTGGCCCCCGGTGCCACGGCCTGGATTCGTCGCGTGTTAAAACAGCTGAGGGAAGGGCTGGTCCTCATTGTCGATTACGGGGATGACGAGGACCGCCTGTACGGGCCGCATCGTCCCCACGGTACCCTGCGGGCATTTTTTCAGCACCGGTGTCTCGATCGGTGGTGGGAGGAGCCGGGGGAGAGGGATATCACGGCGGATGTGAATTTCACGATCTTACGGCGGGTCGCCCAGGCAGCGGGTGGAGAAGTGGTCTTTGAAGGGTCCTTGGGCGAATTTCTGTGGGATGCGGGAATTGCCCGGGAGTTGTCCGATTGCCCAGCGGACCAGCCCTTTGATCCCCGGGCCCGGCGGAATCGCGCGATCAAACAATTGCTGATCCCCGGGGGTCTCGGTGAAGCGTTTCGGGTGTTGGAGATCCGTAAAGGGGTCGATGCGGAATGCTGA
- the clpP gene encoding ATP-dependent Clp endopeptidase proteolytic subunit ClpP — translation MYFVPIVVEQTSRGERSYDIYSRLLKDRIIFLGTPIDDQVANSVIAQLLFLAAEDPEKDVSLYINSPGGSVTAGMAILDTMQYIRPDVATICVGMAASMAAVLLAAGAKGKRRALPNSEIMIHQPLGGVQGQAVDIKIHADRILRVREKLNRILSERTGQPLSRIEEDTDRDRFMSADEAKEYGLIDDVIRQ, via the coding sequence ATGTATTTTGTACCGATTGTGGTGGAACAGACAAGTCGCGGAGAACGATCGTACGATATTTATTCACGTCTTCTGAAAGACCGGATTATTTTTCTCGGGACGCCCATCGATGACCAGGTGGCGAACTCGGTGATCGCCCAACTGCTCTTTTTGGCGGCCGAGGATCCGGAAAAGGACGTGTCCCTGTATATCAACAGCCCCGGGGGGTCGGTGACGGCGGGGATGGCGATCCTCGACACCATGCAGTATATCCGTCCGGATGTGGCGACGATCTGTGTGGGCATGGCGGCGAGCATGGCAGCGGTGCTACTAGCAGCTGGGGCGAAGGGAAAACGCCGGGCGCTGCCCAACAGCGAAATCATGATTCACCAACCCTTGGGCGGGGTCCAAGGACAGGCGGTGGACATCAAGATCCACGCGGACCGAATTCTGCGGGTGCGGGAAAAGTTAAACCGAATTCTCAGTGAGAGGACCGGTCAGCCCCTGTCCCGGATTGAGGAGGATACCGATCGCGATCGGTTTATGTCGGCGGATGAAGCGAAGGAATACGGCCTGATCGACGATGTGATCCGACAGTGA
- a CDS encoding cysteine hydrolase family protein → MAEKGREAMKKALLITDVQEDFLGNTLDYIETLCQKYLDEHGHEYDLIILTHWVHEDNRGEDTLLLHHDKAVVVEKTTYSALTPEVRDHLEKARIEEVHLAGVDSETTILATMFALTDSGYKVKILQRLCGSYFTHGSNAMAMKVMGQVLGHENILNVGGARVWM, encoded by the coding sequence ATGGCGGAGAAAGGGCGTGAGGCGATGAAAAAGGCACTGCTGATCACCGATGTACAAGAGGATTTTTTGGGGAACACCCTGGATTACATTGAGACCCTGTGCCAAAAGTACCTGGATGAACATGGCCACGAATATGATCTCATTATTCTCACTCACTGGGTGCACGAAGATAACCGAGGCGAGGATACGCTGTTGTTGCACCACGACAAGGCGGTGGTGGTGGAGAAAACGACGTACTCGGCCCTGACCCCCGAGGTGCGGGACCACCTGGAGAAAGCTCGAATCGAAGAGGTTCACCTGGCCGGAGTGGATTCGGAGACCACGATTCTGGCCACGATGTTTGCCCTCACGGATTCCGGTTACAAGGTGAAGATCCTGCAGCGGCTGTGCGGGTCGTATTTTACCCACGGTTCCAATGCCATGGCGATGAAAGTCATGGGGCAGGTTCTCGGTCATGAGAATATCCTAAACGTGGGCGGGGCCCGGGTTTGGATGTGA
- a CDS encoding LON peptidase substrate-binding domain-containing protein, whose amino-acid sequence MEWFDLPLFPLHTVLFPRQTLALHVFERRYRTMIEWCLMQRVPFGVTLIQSGDEVGDEAVPHRVGTTAWIQEVTQFADGRMSVKVTGRQRFRVLYSAYDGPCLTARVQPLYDVEEPFREIEALVARVRAQFHHYNAARRPQNQTSWHIPRDPARLTWLVAGTLELDIMERQRLLASGRASERLLILSSWLEQALQQTSRSEPGGGRCG is encoded by the coding sequence TTGGAGTGGTTTGACCTCCCGCTGTTTCCCTTACACACCGTGCTCTTCCCCCGCCAGACTCTGGCTTTGCACGTGTTTGAACGGCGATACCGCACGATGATCGAGTGGTGTCTCATGCAAAGAGTGCCTTTTGGCGTGACCTTAATTCAAAGCGGGGATGAGGTCGGCGATGAGGCGGTGCCCCATCGGGTAGGCACAACGGCCTGGATTCAGGAGGTCACTCAATTCGCGGACGGGAGAATGTCGGTCAAGGTGACCGGCCGCCAACGGTTCCGTGTTCTTTATAGCGCCTATGACGGCCCCTGTCTTACCGCCCGGGTACAACCCCTCTACGATGTGGAAGAGCCGTTTCGGGAGATTGAGGCGTTGGTCGCCCGGGTAAGGGCGCAGTTTCACCATTACAACGCTGCTCGTCGACCCCAGAATCAGACCTCTTGGCACATTCCCCGGGATCCTGCCCGGTTGACCTGGCTGGTGGCCGGGACCTTGGAGCTGGACATCATGGAACGGCAGCGACTCCTCGCCTCGGGTAGGGCCAGTGAAAGGCTGCTCATCCTCTCCTCGTGGCTCGAACAAGCCTTGCAGCAGACGAGTCGATCGGAGCCGGGGGGAGGTCGCTGTGGGTGA
- a CDS encoding IDEAL domain-containing protein — protein sequence MVAKEHLLALKNRILPPGAGPVIELLSQHHQQLEMTSIILEHVPLIIIGRHGMIARLPIDGRITKLSQPPEILTSLQRFFESEQTLYVFINLPEIQFPAAVTEVIREVEERVQKRDELMRQIDEALERRDRGAFLRLAQSLAQLEE from the coding sequence ATGGTGGCCAAGGAGCATCTGCTTGCATTGAAAAACCGCATCCTCCCCCCGGGGGCCGGTCCGGTCATTGAACTGCTCTCCCAGCACCACCAGCAACTCGAGATGACCTCGATCATCCTGGAGCACGTACCGCTCATCATCATCGGTCGCCACGGCATGATCGCCCGGCTGCCAATCGACGGACGGATCACCAAGCTGAGTCAGCCTCCCGAGATCCTGACGTCTCTGCAGCGATTCTTCGAAAGCGAACAAACTCTGTACGTGTTTATCAACCTGCCCGAAATCCAATTCCCCGCCGCGGTGACGGAAGTCATTCGCGAAGTGGAGGAACGCGTTCAGAAGCGGGATGAGTTGATGCGCCAGATCGATGAAGCGCTGGAACGCCGGGACCGGGGAGCCTTCCTTCGCCTCGCGCAAAGCCTTGCCCAGCTGGAAGAGTAA
- a CDS encoding RicAFT regulatory complex protein RicA family protein codes for MALDVNELWAQAYELGLLIAESSEIEAYRQAEKALGENAEAQALMRELREQQEQLDRLRAYGSGEHLRPLEESVEEILKALDAIPEVVAFKNAQQQVNDLLKEVTRTILSAMQDPPEPPPGPRDCGCD; via the coding sequence TTGGCTTTAGACGTAAACGAATTGTGGGCACAAGCCTACGAACTGGGACTGCTCATCGCCGAGTCTTCGGAAATCGAAGCGTACCGCCAGGCGGAGAAAGCCCTTGGCGAGAACGCCGAGGCCCAGGCCCTGATGAGGGAACTCCGGGAACAACAGGAACAGCTGGACCGCCTCAGAGCCTACGGCTCCGGAGAACACTTGCGGCCCCTCGAGGAAAGCGTCGAGGAGATTTTGAAAGCCCTCGATGCCATTCCCGAGGTCGTCGCTTTCAAGAATGCCCAACAACAGGTGAACGACCTTTTGAAAGAGGTGACCCGGACCATCCTGTCCGCCATGCAGGATCCTCCTGAACCTCCACCCGGCCCACGCGATTGCGGTTGTGATTAA
- a CDS encoding DUF1292 domain-containing protein has protein sequence MASVPHDNHVHDEHHDHDHDETVLLEDENGNEREFRIVDVIEVGGKEYAVLVPEDEPEGDGVVLRIDSDADGQEYLVDIEDDAEWDRVVQAYEAAVEEDN, from the coding sequence ATGGCATCCGTGCCTCATGACAACCATGTTCACGACGAACACCACGACCACGATCATGACGAAACTGTTCTTCTGGAGGACGAGAATGGAAACGAGCGGGAATTTCGGATCGTCGACGTGATTGAAGTTGGCGGTAAGGAATACGCCGTTCTCGTGCCCGAAGATGAACCCGAAGGAGACGGCGTCGTCCTCCGCATCGACAGCGACGCAGATGGCCAAGAATATTTGGTGGACATTGAAGACGATGCGGAATGGGACCGGGTCGTCCAAGCGTATGAAGCCGCTGTTGAGGAGGATAACTGA
- a CDS encoding zinc finger protein 62: MEIFVVCPTCQRHDYYEVPEDLEVGMYDPEPVGLWRCPNCGREYAVRVTVTLHPLSRKNP; encoded by the coding sequence ATGGAGATTTTCGTCGTGTGCCCGACCTGTCAACGCCACGACTATTATGAAGTTCCGGAAGACCTGGAGGTGGGGATGTACGACCCCGAACCCGTCGGCCTCTGGCGCTGCCCGAACTGTGGCCGGGAATACGCCGTCCGGGTAACGGTGACCCTCCACCCGCTGAGCCGCAAAAACCCTTGA